A genomic stretch from Arachis stenosperma cultivar V10309 chromosome 3, arast.V10309.gnm1.PFL2, whole genome shotgun sequence includes:
- the LOC130968261 gene encoding senescence-specific cysteine protease SAG39-like, whose product MVANIQFHHITLALIFCSALLAFQVTSRTLQDASMYERHEQWMARYGRVYKDLQEREKRFKIFKKNVNYIEASNNAGDKAYKLGINQFADLTNEEFTSSRNGFKSHMSSSIERTTFKYANVTAVPNTVDWRQKGAVTPIKNQQQCGCCWAFSAVAATEGINKLKSGTLISLSEQELVDCDTKGIDQGCEGGLMDDAFKFIIQNGGLTTEAKYPYKGVDGKCNTKAAANHAATITGYEDVPANNEQALKNAVANQPVSVAIDASGSDFQFYKSGVFTGSCGTELDHGVTAVGYGVSDDGTKYWLVKNSWGTEWGEEGYIRMQRDVDASEGLCGIAMQASYPTA is encoded by the exons ATGGTTGCCAACATCCAATTCCATCATATTACTCTAGCTTTGATCTTCTGCTCGGCATTATTGGCTTTTCAAGTCACATCGCGCACTCTACAAGATGCGAGCATGTATGAGAGGCACGAGCAATGGATGGCTCGCTATGGCAGAGTTTACAAAGACCTCCAAGAAAGGGAGAAGCGATTCAAGATATTCAAGAAAAATGTGAACTACATTGAAGCTTCTAACAATGCCGGGGACAAAGCTTACAAGCTAGGCATTAATCAATTTGCTGACCTCACAAATGAAGAGTTCACATCATCCAGAAATGGATTCAAGAGCCACATGAGTTCCTCAATTGAACGGACCACTTTTAAATATGCAAATGTCACTGCAGTACCAAACACTGTGGATTGGAGACAAAAAGGAGCAGTGACTCCCATCAAGAACCAACAACAATGTG GATGTTGCTGGGCATTTTCTGCTGTTGCAGCAACCGAGGGAATCAACAAACTGAAGTCTGGAACTTTGATTTCTTTATCCGAACAAGAACTTGTGGATTGCGACACTAAAGGTATCGACCAAGGTTGTGAGGGCGGCCTAATGGACGATGCATTCAAATTCATTATTCAAAATGGCGGACTAACGACTGAGGCCAAGTACCCTTATAAAGGTGTTGATGGAAAATGCAATACAAAAGCAGCAGCCAACCATGCAGCTACCATTACTGGCTACGAAGATGTCCCCGCCAACAACGAGCAAGCACTGAAAAATGCAGTCGCTAATCAACCTGTTTCTGTGGCCATTGATGCTAGTGGCTCTGATTTCCAGTTCTATAAAAGTGGTGTCTTCACTGGAAGCTGTGGAACTGAGTTAGATCATGGTGTCACTGCCGTGGGTTATGGAGTCAGTGACGATGGAACAAAATATTGGTTAGTTAAGAACTCATGGGGAACTGAATGGGGCGAAGAAGGATATATCAGAATGCAAAGGGATGTAGATGCCTCAGAAGGACTTTGTGGCATAGCAATGCAAGCTTCTTACCCCACTGCTTAG